The genomic window tatcgtaaattttattttagtttatttttttactaccCTATGCACATTGCTTCATCGCGATCGATTTTTGTctcgatattaaattgaataattgattTCATTGCGATCTCATTGCGTCGCGTAAAATTCTCGTGAGATCCGCGGAAGGAGTATGTTACAAACATGCCGCAGGAACAGAAGGTAAAAGCGGATGCTTTTTCCGCCGTTTTCCGGTGATGGGAAATTCGCGCATGGGATTTATCCGGAGCACTCTGATAGAAAGAGCGATTTTAGGTTCTGAAGCTGCACGATGTCTGGCGTACTTGCAACAAGATACGAGCCGCCGTGTTTCGCGTCGGACTCGATCTCTGGGAGTATTACAAGCCCCTGGATCCCGACAAACGTTGTCTAATATCAGGTATAAATATCGGACATTGGCACCGAGACGAGCAATCGTTTCTGGTGCTTCTAAAGTTAGTTGTTGAGTGGGAGCGATTATTTCTGGACGCTTGATCTAATGGAAGGTCGTCGAGATAATTCGTGCAATTACTTCCATTCGGATGCTTATTGAttcagcttttttttatttatcattccTTCGCATTGGCCGAATATTTCGTAATTACCGGATGTTCCATTAACGGCACGTAGTCGATTTTTTCTTGATTGAAAAGTGTAACTTTATGTACATAAGTtatgtctatatattttttttatgtctagATCTTAATACGTAAAAGTtattcagcagaaaaagcagctGTGCAAATGAGTACATACgattctgtaataaatttttgacgttaatttttatcaattctgaatgtataaattaaatgtatagaAAAATCTTCCAAAGCTTTTTTTGCTGAACGCAACTTTTAAGTTTGAAATTGTAGATAATCATTTCtgtattacaagaaattaatataggacggtgtaaatattcaaatgtatcttacaattttaagaaataaatttaaaaataagaattttattttaagtattgcaaaatttgtatttacaaaataatttaaatttctttaaattatgaaattatttggaGTACCTGCCTAATAAATTTCACGTTGTACAAttcattgatttaaataaaatactgataGTATGATAATGAAAAACAAATCTGTTTCAAAACTTAACTATAAGTACGTCtgaataatttatgttaaatgtaTCTAAAATATGCGATTACTTTACGGCTCactaatcaaattattaaaccCGCAGAGTCCAAATTTATCTCGGTTTTGGCTGGACCACTGAAAGGCGTGATTGGTTTATCGGATAAAGAGATTTGCGACTTGGCAGATTATTTTCGAATTCAGGACGGCCGGATTCTTTACTCGCAATTTTGCGAAGTTATTCACGACAGTggtataaacaattatttttatgtatttttataatatatttttaaaaaattctcaaaatattaatctcgTTTTCTCGAAAACGAAGAAAATTCTCGATAATTATAATCTTGTTTTCACGGCTTACACGGcaaatgtcaaaatcttatCTGTTTTAAAGCAAAACACTAAATTATCTGCTTAAGCGAGCTTCCAAGGTTGATTAACATTACCAAAGACAGCTTGAAAAAGAGATTATATCTaacgagaaaaaaatgtatttcactAGCAAATGTTTCACTTTGAAACCAAttgaagatttaattttaatttttcctttttaatttatcatgaTACAACGCTAAgctttatcattataatttaatgaacaaaatattGACATTCAATTTCTTATAAAACCATTCAGAATTTCTTACTTTCTTTCTTGTtatcttcctttctctttctttctttctttcttgacatataacgttctttttttatttattttactttgtgtGCGTTTTATTAAGTATAACTTATTTATCTTTGACACGCGTTTGATATAGAGCGATTCAATGATCGAATCGATAGAAAAAAACATGTGGGATTCTCAGAATAATTTCCGCGACACCTTTCTCTTATAGTTcctgattttgaaaaaaataaagctcttgTGACTGGTCTGGAATGGGAGGATTTGCTGCATGTAAATGTCCTAAGCGGCACAGAAacacgaaaattaaatttgataatcacTCAGATCGCCGTGTTAgcgagcaaacaaaaaattatccTTCGGCCGTACTTTCAAGATTACGAACTGGTACGTTCGACATGCTTCATCCTTGTATCATTACGATTTGCGATGTTATTACATCCGTAATTTAATCCTTTCATTTTGTTACATTCTTGataagcaaaataattatactaatctatgatattttatatatttacttatagtaaataaatatctttaactaaatttttttaaatttaatttaataaataattatttaattattcaattttttaatttaatttaaaaaaaaaattgtgttaaaaagTATCATTGAATCTATTCTTTCATTATTAGGGTATTTTTACTTCTGAAAAGGACTAAGTCTGTTCAATGTATTAAAAGTagacaacaaaaattaaattaaaaaaatatattatatatatatatatatatataaattttttattagtttaataaaaatgataggaaagtttttaatcatttttaattcattctAAGATGCTTCGTAGATCGCGAAGAATTTCGGCACGGTTACTCTCGCCCATTTCGGTCGGATTTTAAAATTTCTGGGCATCGTCCTAGCCGCCGAAGAGTTTCGCCTGCTCGTAAAGAGATTTGCCAAAGATGCTTATACTGTTAATTACATAGCGTTTCTAAAGGCTGTCGATGACGTCCAACGTTACTTGGACGAACATGGAATGGCAAATCTGAGTGAGGTACTATTACTTATAGAAGCTCAATTCTCTTCTTTCGCTTTTTCATATTCTTCATGCACGTATTACGCATATTTAAGAAATTGGAAAGTAACATGTGTTCTCTGGACCATATGCCAAGTTTTCACTTTCTCTGCTCCGTTTTGCAGGAGTTGCTCGATCAATTTCCCGGTCGAATAATTACGGCCGAGCTACCGAAGCTCCCGCGACCGGAAATCGGTAAGATCACGCCCAGCCAAGTGTTCGGTAAGCAAACGGTGTTCCATCCGGTGACGGAACGACGTACGAGGGAGACGATGCCTACGCCGGAAGTCGTGAAACGCATCCAGAGACACATTCTCGAGCGGCGCATACGGATCCACGAGTTCTTCAAGGTTTCCGCGGTTCAATTATGTAGCGCGTCTAATTAGCGTTATCACGCATGCACGAAGATCTCGTACACGCGTGCGTTATTTCAACGCTCGGGCTCGCCGCTTATCGCATGAGCGCGATCTTAACGGTTTAATCCGTCGATTGACAATTAAGCGATTCGGGCCAACAGGGTTTCGAGTATCTGAACGTCGGTCGCGTGACCATCCCGCAATTTCGAAAAGCACTGGACGCGCTGCAGATATCGTTCTTGGGCCGTCTCTGGCTGGTCGAACCGGAAATCGATGCCCTCATCGCGCTCTACAAGGATCAGGATGATCCCGATCGCGTGTGTTGGCGCGCGTTCGAGGATGATATAGATCGGGGTGCAGTatcgtttattataataaatgcaaagCTATCAATGAGATATATACTGGAAACAAATTCTTCTCTTGCttaaattacagaatttttttctttagaaaggtgaaatgaaatttttattgaaatttattgttttctttataacaatatctgaattaattattttattaaaacagaataaaaattatttgatttaattaaagacATAATGAGAATGCAGTAATTGAAAGGTAGCATTTTTGTCTTCTTATTTGTGCTACCATTTTCACATTTTGCTACTTTAATGATTACCATTATTTAGTTTTCACCGTGAAGGGACTCGACAAATTGCCAGACCTAAAAGTGGAATCACCTCCTCAAGAAATAGTTGAGCTACCTCGTAAGGGTACGTTGAACTGGCAATGCCAGCCAAAGAGTGTCAGAGATCTTTGCGAAGATATCTTGCAGAGGGTAAGGAAGCGAGTCGAAGAGAGGAGAATTTTCTTGAAGCAATTCTTCAAGGATTACGACAAGTATACAgatctttaaataattgaatggtttattttgacattgatagagaaaatttaaataaagaattttttattatacattctatacctaatttgtaattaagaatattacaattactaattttattacaatcagcacgtaataatttatttgatacatTGATATActtttggaataaaaaaataaagaatgtcttaaattaaaattgctttgaaaatcattatatttattgcttaatagttttaaatagtttaccatttgaataaaatatactgtacCATTTAGTTAAAATATTCCACTAATGGTgctaaaaagatattaatttttaaactaattgGAACATTTTCGTAGACACAATTGCGGTCACGTGGCGCGAGCTCAATTGAGACAAGTCCTCATCACGGCGACCATACTCTTGTCACCGGAAGAAGTGTTCGCTCTGGAGCAAAGGTACAACGACGATTTGGGCTTCAATTACATTCAATTCCTGCAGGAGCTGGAGCTTCAACCGATCGCGGAGCCTCTGTATCTTCGCATGTTGGAGGAAAAGAAGAAGCTCAACGCCGAAAAACCGCCGTTTGAGCCTCACGAGGACGAGACCAACATCGTGTTGATTTTGGCTAAAATTAAAGCTAAAGTCGTGCGCGAAAGAATCAATGTAACTTATACCTGTCGttaattgaatgaaaaaaaaattaattaagtcagAATTGATTCGTTATTCTTTCTCTGCGCGCAGGTCCTCGAATTCATGAGCCAATACGACAGGCACAACCAGCTTGTCATCTCGACGCTTGATTTTATTAGGAGTCTGGATCAGCTTCGTTGCGGCTTGACGGAGGCGGAAGTAGATAGAGGCGGAAGTAGATACGGTTACGAAAGTTTTTCGGGCGTCTCTAAAGTACGGAGAcataatgttgaaaataatggctCAATAATTAGTCAATAGGAAAATGGGGTGtaaaaataggaataaaattaaaagagagagagaaagaaagaaatcttCAGTTTATCGAAATcttaagcaaattttattttcaaaactgtaTATGGATTTGCTTTcttcttacaaaaattatttaattttataaaatcactgTCGTCGTTAAATATTTGTTCTTGTACCTCGCGTTCTCATCGTAATTACCGTGCTGCTTTCTGTAGACCCGGCTTCGTTGAGTACACGAAATTCGCGGCAGTTATGGAAGAAGCCGTTGCGACGGCGGGTTTGGAAAAAATTCCACTCGTAGTCCCCCTGCAACACGTGCCTTCCGAGGCGAGCGTCAGAACCTTCCTGAATTTTGACGAACGGCAGATGGTAGCAATCGCGATGGATAAACTGTGCCAAGTGCGGAATCCGAACCTGGAGGAGGTCTTCAAAGTGAGTTCAGCTGCGACAAATTATAACGTTGCTAACGTACGCGATACTATTGATGTGAAGACACACAATCATTTATTGTTCGAGATTtatcttcttttctt from Solenopsis invicta isolate M01_SB chromosome 2, UNIL_Sinv_3.0, whole genome shotgun sequence includes these protein-coding regions:
- the LOC105200669 gene encoding LOW QUALITY PROTEIN: uncharacterized protein LOC105200669 (The sequence of the model RefSeq protein was modified relative to this genomic sequence to represent the inferred CDS: deleted 1 base in 1 codon; substituted 1 base at 1 genomic stop codon), which translates into the protein MPQEQKVLKLHDVWRTCNKIRAAVFRVGLDLWEYYKPLDPDKRCLISESKFISVLAGPLKGVIGLSDKEICDLADYFRIQDGRILYSQFCEVIHDSVPDFEKNKALVTGLEWEDLLHVNVLSGTETRKLNLIITQIAVLASKQKIILRPYFQDYELIAKNFGTVTLAHFGRILKFLGIVLAAEEFRLLVKRFAKDAYTVNYIAFLKAVDDVQRYLDEHGMANLSEELLDQFPGRIITAELPKLPRPEIGKITPSQVFGKQTVFHPVTERRTRETMPTPEVVKRIQRHILERRIRIHEFFKGFEYLNVGRVTIPQFRKALDALQISFLGRLWLVEPEIDALIALYKDQDDPDRVCWRAFEDDIDRVFTVKGLDKLPDLKVESPPQEIVELPRKGTLNWQCQPKSVRDLCEDILQRVRKRVEERRIFLKQFFKDYDKHNCGHVARAQLRQVLITATILLSPEEVFALEQRYNDDLGFNYIQFLQELELQPIAEPLYLRMLEEKKKLNAEKPPFEPHEDETNIVLILAKIKAKVVRERINVLEFMSQYDRHNQLVISTLDFIRSLDQLRCGLTRRKXIEAEVDTVTKVFRASLKPGFVEYTKFAAVMEEAVATAGLEKIPLVVPLQHVPSEASVRTFLNFDERQMVAIAMDKLCQVRNPNLEEVFKDYDKENIGTVSKGYLLRTLSIRRMLELINSNELDAVHKCFSIERSGRLEFNYRAFLRALHLLQENKKISLF